Proteins co-encoded in one Streptomyces roseochromogenus subsp. oscitans DS 12.976 genomic window:
- a CDS encoding TetR/AcrR family transcriptional regulator yields the protein MAGRLKAPKGRYGGRTAEDRQAERRRRFLDAALDLFGGTPGYRGTTVAALSQAAGLSTRQFYEEFRTLEDVLAALHLEVNGWAEQAVLDALATAEGLPLAERAAVLFRAYARDVTCDPRRTRITFVEIVGVSPRLEEQRLARRARWIDLIRAEADAAVARAEAAPRDYRVAATAFVGSVNGLLHDWSAGWVDATLDEVVDELVRLLLGMLRPAGWRPATA from the coding sequence GTGGCGGGCAGGCTCAAGGCGCCGAAGGGCCGCTATGGCGGCCGTACGGCCGAGGACCGGCAGGCCGAGCGGCGCCGGCGCTTCCTGGACGCGGCCCTGGACCTGTTCGGCGGCACACCCGGCTACCGCGGCACGACCGTCGCCGCGCTGAGCCAGGCCGCCGGTCTGTCCACCCGCCAGTTCTACGAGGAGTTCCGCACCCTGGAGGACGTCCTCGCCGCGCTGCACCTGGAGGTCAACGGCTGGGCCGAGCAGGCGGTGCTGGACGCCCTGGCCACGGCGGAAGGCCTGCCGCTGGCCGAGCGTGCAGCCGTGCTCTTCCGCGCCTACGCCCGTGACGTCACCTGCGATCCGCGTCGTACCCGGATCACCTTCGTGGAGATCGTCGGCGTCAGCCCCCGCCTGGAGGAGCAGCGCCTGGCCCGCCGGGCCCGCTGGATCGACCTCATCCGGGCCGAGGCGGACGCGGCCGTGGCGCGCGCGGAGGCGGCGCCCCGTGACTACCGGGTCGCGGCGACGGCCTTCGTCGGCAGCGTCAACGGCCTGCTGCACGACTGGAGCGCCGGCTGGGTGGACGCCACGCTGGACGAGGTGGTGGACGAGTTGGTGCGGCTGCTGCTGGGGATGCTCCGGCCGGCGGGCTGGCGCCCTGCCACCGCGTGA
- a CDS encoding cellulase family glycosylhydrolase, which produces MPNFRVRVLVVLVILSGFLTVAGLPPATAVTPASPSDSLWFDGAPLIVQAGRFTDGQGREIVLRGYNVSGETKLEENGGLPFASVADARKSATALRALGGANTVRFLLSWAHAEPVRGQVDTGYLAAVTEQMRAFLDAGIRVFPDFHQDLYSRHLFNNGSWYTGDGAPKWAVDAGSYPAESCGICLFWGQNITQNAAVQKAQYDFWHNTYGLQDAFLATAQAAMTYLQQHLSGEEFAKIAGFDPYNEPYAGSYDSGQTSRTWEKDLLWPFYAKFRARMDAAGWQDKPAFVEPNLFWNANISTQKQEGGLLDAGTLGPRYVFNTHFYDQKAISGILMWGKAADGQYAADFVTVRDRAASAGTAAVVSEFGHPLSGAVSDKAPTILKAMYQALDSSLPGASWWSNPSASGPVLSGTQWQWDLYNGRHHELMNDNPDKVLTSGDAWNDEDLSAVDLDGSGNVTLRQDARLLDRLYPSATAGRALAFTYEDRSRDGSTTLTWNPVPGSLPDVAKLVGSGQYGLLVWRSGDGTAPTELHLPASFPTAATTVVSDLGTVYGPPAYTTSTPVAVAPEPGGTGSRRLLLTDTDSGALHYALVTNGAASPSADLLNAARSELAAWATAHF; this is translated from the coding sequence ATGCCGAATTTCCGGGTGCGTGTGCTGGTTGTTCTGGTCATCCTCAGCGGATTCCTGACGGTGGCGGGCCTCCCGCCCGCCACCGCCGTCACCCCCGCCTCGCCTTCCGATTCCCTCTGGTTCGACGGCGCCCCGCTCATTGTGCAGGCCGGCCGCTTCACCGACGGCCAAGGGCGCGAGATCGTCCTGCGCGGCTACAACGTCTCCGGGGAGACCAAGCTGGAGGAGAACGGCGGGCTGCCCTTCGCCTCGGTCGCCGACGCCCGGAAGTCGGCGACCGCGCTGCGCGCCCTCGGCGGCGCGAACACGGTCCGCTTCCTGCTCTCCTGGGCGCACGCCGAACCCGTGCGCGGCCAGGTGGACACCGGCTATCTGGCCGCCGTCACCGAGCAGATGCGCGCCTTCCTGGACGCGGGCATCCGCGTCTTCCCCGACTTCCACCAGGACCTGTACTCCCGCCACCTCTTCAACAACGGCAGCTGGTACACGGGCGACGGCGCCCCCAAGTGGGCGGTCGACGCCGGGAGTTACCCGGCCGAGTCATGCGGTATCTGCCTCTTCTGGGGTCAGAACATCACCCAGAACGCGGCCGTGCAGAAGGCCCAGTACGACTTCTGGCACAACACCTACGGCCTCCAGGATGCTTTCCTCGCCACCGCCCAGGCGGCCATGACCTACCTCCAACAGCACCTGAGCGGGGAAGAGTTCGCGAAGATCGCCGGTTTCGACCCGTACAACGAGCCCTACGCGGGCAGTTACGACTCCGGGCAGACCTCCCGCACCTGGGAGAAGGACCTGCTCTGGCCGTTCTACGCGAAGTTCCGCGCCCGCATGGACGCCGCCGGCTGGCAGGACAAGCCCGCCTTCGTGGAGCCCAACCTCTTCTGGAACGCCAATATCTCCACCCAGAAACAGGAGGGCGGCCTGCTGGACGCGGGCACCCTGGGCCCGCGCTATGTCTTCAACACCCACTTCTACGACCAGAAGGCCATCTCCGGCATCCTGATGTGGGGCAAGGCCGCCGACGGCCAGTACGCCGCCGACTTCGTCACCGTCCGCGACCGCGCCGCCTCGGCCGGCACTGCTGCCGTGGTCAGCGAGTTCGGCCACCCGCTGTCCGGCGCGGTCTCCGACAAGGCGCCGACCATCCTGAAGGCCATGTACCAGGCCCTCGACTCCAGCCTGCCGGGCGCCAGTTGGTGGTCGAACCCGTCCGCCTCAGGACCGGTGCTCTCCGGCACGCAGTGGCAGTGGGACCTCTACAACGGCCGGCACCACGAGCTGATGAACGACAACCCCGACAAGGTACTCACCTCCGGCGACGCCTGGAACGACGAGGACCTCTCCGCCGTGGACCTGGACGGCTCCGGGAACGTCACCCTGCGCCAGGACGCCCGGCTGCTCGACCGCCTCTACCCGAGCGCCACCGCCGGCAGGGCCCTCGCCTTCACCTACGAGGACCGCTCCCGTGACGGCTCCACGACCCTCACCTGGAACCCGGTGCCGGGTTCCCTGCCCGACGTGGCGAAGCTCGTGGGCTCCGGCCAGTACGGGCTGCTGGTGTGGCGCTCCGGCGACGGCACCGCACCCACCGAACTGCACCTGCCGGCGTCCTTCCCCACCGCGGCGACCACCGTCGTCTCCGACCTGGGCACGGTCTACGGCCCGCCCGCCTACACCACGTCCACCCCGGTCGCCGTAGCCCCCGAACCGGGCGGCACCGGGAGCCGCCGGCTGCTGCTCACCGACACCGACTCCGGCGCCCTGCACTACGCGCTGGTGACCAACGGGGCCGCTTCACCCTCGGCGGACCTGCTGAACGCGGCCAGGTCCGAGCTGGCCGCGTGGGCGACGGCGCACTTCTGA
- a CDS encoding YncE family protein, translating to MPASRTRHLCSVAAALALTVAGPATAASAASGSAGGLREVLFVGNNWDGTADVVKSSGDFAKVGRINIVPDKAQRLAEINADPIKWIYYTSIRNEVGQGHDQYVDDMYSTPDGKSVVVSRPSFADVVSIDLATDKVNWRFPVAGHRADHMAVSPDGTRVAVSASTANKVQVLDINTGDELGEFDTGDKPHENFFTQGGKYIWNMSIGEVTTSLDDPAWDWTKGDRHITIVDANTFKQVRTIDMRQRLDAIGLKDFSDAVRPAAFTPDWSKLYFQVSFFNGFLEYDVATDKITRVKTLPGNPATNPDRTTWLLDSRHHGISMNPEGTKLCVAGTMDNYATVVDRASFDVGPLVPASTPYWATVSGDGKDCIISEAGADQITAIDFATGQKVLSVPVGDHPQRVRLGHVQADWTGPGGS from the coding sequence ATGCCTGCCTCCAGAACCAGGCACCTTTGCTCCGTGGCCGCCGCCCTCGCCCTGACCGTCGCCGGCCCGGCGACCGCCGCCTCCGCCGCGAGCGGCTCCGCCGGCGGCCTGCGCGAGGTGCTGTTCGTCGGCAACAACTGGGACGGCACCGCCGATGTCGTCAAGTCCTCCGGCGACTTCGCGAAGGTCGGCCGGATCAACATCGTCCCCGACAAGGCGCAGCGGCTCGCGGAGATCAACGCCGACCCGATCAAGTGGATCTACTACACGTCCATCCGCAACGAGGTCGGCCAGGGACACGACCAGTACGTGGACGACATGTACTCCACGCCGGACGGGAAGTCCGTGGTCGTCTCCCGGCCCAGCTTCGCCGACGTCGTCTCCATCGACCTGGCCACCGACAAGGTCAACTGGCGCTTCCCGGTGGCCGGTCACCGGGCCGACCACATGGCGGTCTCGCCCGACGGCACCCGGGTCGCGGTCTCGGCGTCGACCGCGAACAAGGTGCAGGTGCTGGACATCAACACCGGTGACGAACTGGGTGAGTTCGACACCGGCGACAAGCCGCACGAGAACTTCTTCACCCAGGGGGGCAAGTACATCTGGAACATGTCCATCGGCGAGGTGACCACCTCCCTCGACGACCCCGCCTGGGACTGGACCAAGGGCGACCGGCACATCACGATCGTCGACGCGAACACGTTCAAGCAGGTCAGGACCATCGACATGCGGCAGCGGCTGGACGCGATCGGGCTGAAGGACTTCTCCGACGCGGTCCGGCCCGCCGCTTTCACACCCGACTGGTCCAAGCTCTACTTCCAGGTGTCGTTCTTCAACGGCTTCCTGGAGTACGACGTGGCCACGGACAAGATCACCCGGGTGAAGACGCTGCCGGGGAACCCGGCGACCAACCCGGACCGCACCACCTGGCTGCTGGATTCGCGCCACCACGGCATCTCGATGAACCCCGAGGGCACCAAGCTGTGCGTCGCCGGGACGATGGACAACTACGCGACCGTGGTCGACCGTGCTTCTTTCGATGTCGGTCCGCTCGTCCCCGCGTCGACGCCGTACTGGGCGACCGTGAGCGGCGACGGCAAGGACTGCATCATCTCCGAGGCCGGCGCCGACCAGATCACGGCCATCGACTTCGCCACCGGCCAGAAGGTGCTGTCCGTGCCGGTCGGCGACCATCCGCAGCGCGTCCGGCTGGGGCATGTCCAGGCCGACTGGACCGGCCCGGGCGGGAGTTGA